Proteins encoded within one genomic window of Tidjanibacter massiliensis:
- the aspS gene encoding aspartate--tRNA ligase — MYRTHTCGELRIDNTGTGTTLAGWVQKVRNLGAMTFIDLRDRYGITQLVVDENTPAEVRAATAGLGREYVIQATGTVRERSSKNPKIPTGDIEVAVSALTVLNRSEVPPFTIEEHSDGGDDLRMKYRYLDLRRPPLQRNILLRHRMAQSARRFLDGEGFLEIETPFLIRSTPEGARDFVVPSRMNPGEFYALPQSPQTFKQLLMVSGYDRYFQIVRCFRDEDLRADRQPEFTQIDCEMSFVEQEDVLEIFERFAKYLFRETLGIEFGSAFPRMPWSEAMARYGSDKPDIRFGMEINDLSDRARGRGFAVFDSAEYVGGIVATGCAGYTRKQIDELTEFVKRPQVGAKGLVWIRLAEDGSVKSSIDKFFPAEELLAWAAACGAAAGDLLLLLAGNRMKTLAALNVLRLEMGDRLGLRDPGKFAPLWVVDFPLLEWDEETKRFYAMHHPFTSPKPEDIPLFDTDPAKIRANAYDFVVNGTEVGGGSIRIFDSGLQSRLFETLGFSHEDAEKQFGFLMNAFKYGAPPHGGIAFGFDRFCSLFGGADSIRDFIAFPKNNAGRDVMVDAPAPIADTQLDELALRVAVPEQ; from the coding sequence ATGTACAGGACGCATACGTGCGGAGAACTCCGCATCGACAATACCGGCACGGGCACGACACTCGCCGGATGGGTACAGAAAGTGAGAAACCTCGGCGCAATGACCTTCATCGACCTGCGCGACCGTTACGGCATTACGCAACTCGTCGTGGACGAAAACACGCCGGCCGAGGTACGTGCAGCTACGGCCGGGCTGGGGCGTGAATATGTCATACAGGCGACGGGCACGGTACGTGAACGCTCCTCGAAAAATCCCAAGATACCGACGGGCGACATCGAAGTGGCCGTCTCGGCGCTCACCGTCCTCAACCGGTCCGAGGTACCCCCCTTCACCATCGAGGAGCACAGCGACGGCGGCGACGACCTCCGCATGAAATACCGTTATCTCGACCTGCGCCGGCCACCCCTGCAGCGCAACATCCTGTTGCGCCACCGCATGGCCCAGAGCGCCCGCCGTTTTCTCGACGGAGAAGGCTTCCTCGAAATAGAGACGCCGTTCCTCATCCGCTCCACGCCGGAAGGGGCCCGCGACTTCGTGGTCCCCTCGCGCATGAATCCCGGCGAATTCTACGCCCTGCCGCAGTCGCCGCAAACTTTCAAGCAATTGCTGATGGTCTCCGGCTACGACCGCTATTTCCAAATCGTACGCTGCTTCCGCGACGAGGACCTGCGGGCCGACCGCCAGCCGGAATTCACCCAGATAGACTGCGAGATGTCGTTCGTCGAACAGGAGGACGTGCTCGAAATCTTCGAACGGTTCGCCAAGTACCTGTTCCGCGAGACGCTCGGCATCGAGTTCGGCAGTGCCTTCCCGCGCATGCCGTGGAGCGAGGCGATGGCCCGTTACGGCTCGGACAAGCCGGATATCCGTTTCGGCATGGAAATAAACGACCTCAGCGACCGGGCCCGCGGCCGGGGATTCGCAGTCTTCGATTCGGCGGAATACGTCGGCGGCATCGTCGCGACGGGATGCGCAGGCTATACCCGCAAACAGATTGACGAACTCACGGAATTCGTCAAACGACCGCAGGTAGGGGCCAAAGGACTCGTGTGGATACGCCTCGCGGAGGACGGCTCGGTCAAATCCAGCATCGACAAATTCTTCCCGGCAGAGGAGCTGCTCGCATGGGCGGCTGCCTGCGGCGCTGCGGCCGGTGACCTGCTCCTGCTGCTGGCGGGCAACCGCATGAAGACCCTCGCGGCCCTCAACGTGCTGCGTCTGGAGATGGGCGACCGGCTGGGCCTGCGCGACCCGGGCAAGTTCGCCCCGTTGTGGGTAGTCGATTTCCCGCTGCTGGAGTGGGACGAGGAGACGAAACGCTTCTACGCGATGCACCACCCCTTCACCTCGCCCAAACCGGAGGACATCCCGCTCTTCGACACCGACCCGGCGAAGATACGCGCCAACGCCTACGACTTCGTGGTGAACGGTACCGAGGTGGGCGGCGGCTCGATACGTATTTTCGACAGCGGGCTGCAAAGCCGGCTGTTCGAGACGCTGGGCTTCTCGCACGAGGACGCCGAAAAGCAGTTCGGATTCCTGATGAACGCTTTCAAATACGGCGCACCGCCCCACGGGGGCATCGCTTTCGGGTTTGACCGTTTCTGTTCGCTCTTCGGCGGAGCCGATTCCATCAGGGACTTCATCGCCTTTCCGAAAAACAATGCCGGCCGCGACGTCATGGTAGATGCTCCGGCCCCGATAGCC
- a CDS encoding nucleoside deaminase has translation MEKGRQEDEFFMRAAISEARKALSEEEVPIGAVVVASGRIVGRGHNLVETLRDSTAHAEMQALTAAMHAAGGKYLNECTLYVTVEPCVMCAGAAAWAQVGRIVYGTSDAKRGYSAAGGKLLHPKTQVTAGVLAGECAALMEDFFKKLRR, from the coding sequence ATGGAGAAGGGACGGCAGGAGGATGAATTTTTTATGCGTGCGGCAATTTCCGAGGCGCGTAAAGCGTTAAGTGAGGAAGAGGTGCCTATCGGCGCCGTGGTCGTGGCATCGGGCCGGATAGTGGGCCGGGGGCATAACCTCGTCGAAACGCTCCGTGACTCTACGGCGCATGCCGAGATGCAGGCCCTGACGGCAGCCATGCATGCCGCAGGGGGGAAATACCTGAACGAATGTACGCTTTATGTGACCGTTGAACCCTGCGTGATGTGTGCGGGAGCTGCTGCTTGGGCGCAGGTGGGGCGTATCGTATACGGGACTTCCGATGCGAAAAGGGGATATTCCGCGGCGGGCGGCAAGCTGCTTCATCCGAAGACGCAAGTGACGGCAGGGGTACTCGCCGGGGAGTGTGCCGCGTTGATGGAGGATTTTTTCAAAAAACTGCGCAGGTGA
- a CDS encoding tetratricopeptide repeat protein: MKKIKFLLAAAAIFAATGLSAQTVSEVNTKFNEAAALIQAKDFGAAIPVLEQTIEMGLNAGADASATVQQAQKLLPTCYFQYGLSLCKESRFDEALTVLDSAMQYAELFQDVKVLGNSRKLISQTYTVMGADAFNNQQWDKAIEIFSKGYEANPTDTDLALFLAESYAASGDYENGMKIYKDIVELESRHSRYKEPADAAREKMAYYQMLRAAEADEAGNADEVYEILGEVLAIDPTNPAASLMRIQVATNNQDWAHVIEWGEAAAAAQTDPADMSDIYFMLGAAYQNSENKDAAVATYRKVTEGSHVADAKAQIEILTKA; the protein is encoded by the coding sequence ATGAAAAAAATCAAGTTTTTGCTGGCCGCAGCGGCGATATTTGCCGCGACAGGACTGTCGGCTCAGACGGTCAGCGAGGTGAACACCAAATTCAATGAAGCGGCCGCACTCATACAGGCGAAGGACTTCGGAGCGGCTATTCCCGTTCTGGAACAGACCATTGAAATGGGACTGAATGCCGGTGCCGACGCTTCGGCTACGGTACAGCAGGCACAGAAACTGCTTCCTACCTGTTATTTCCAGTACGGCCTGTCGCTCTGCAAGGAGAGCCGTTTCGACGAGGCACTTACGGTACTCGATTCGGCAATGCAGTATGCGGAGCTTTTTCAGGATGTGAAGGTGCTCGGCAATTCCCGTAAACTCATCTCCCAGACTTATACCGTGATGGGGGCGGATGCTTTCAACAACCAGCAGTGGGACAAAGCTATCGAGATATTCTCCAAAGGGTATGAGGCCAACCCCACCGATACTGACCTTGCCCTCTTCCTGGCCGAGAGCTATGCGGCTTCGGGCGACTACGAGAACGGTATGAAGATTTACAAGGACATTGTGGAACTCGAATCGCGTCACAGCCGTTACAAGGAACCGGCCGATGCCGCACGGGAGAAGATGGCCTATTATCAGATGCTGCGTGCCGCAGAGGCCGACGAGGCGGGCAATGCGGACGAAGTGTATGAGATACTCGGCGAAGTGCTCGCCATAGACCCTACGAACCCCGCTGCCAGCCTGATGCGCATTCAGGTTGCGACCAACAATCAGGATTGGGCGCATGTGATAGAGTGGGGCGAGGCCGCTGCGGCTGCGCAGACCGACCCTGCAGACATGTCCGACATCTACTTCATGCTCGGGGCGGCCTATCAGAACAGCGAAAACAAGGATGCGGCCGTTGCTACCTATCGTAAGGTGACCGAGGGCAGCCATGTGGCTGATGCGAAGGCACAGATAGAGATACTCACGAAAGCATAG
- a CDS encoding DJ-1 family glyoxalase III, with amino-acid sequence MKTIFLFLITGFEEIEALATVDVLRRAGLPVRTVSLTDERTVTGSHGIPVVADGLFEETDFGLAEMLVIPGGTPAFDSHEGLKREVQAFYDKGGRVAAICASPMVLGGLGILRGRRATCYPGFEKYLSGAILATDKAAVVDGNVITGRGPGLTLDFALTLVEVLAGEAKRHEVASQLLVG; translated from the coding sequence ATGAAGACGATATTCTTGTTTTTGATTACCGGGTTTGAAGAGATAGAGGCGCTGGCTACGGTCGATGTGCTCCGCAGGGCGGGGCTGCCTGTCCGCACGGTGTCGCTGACCGATGAACGGACCGTAACGGGCAGTCACGGCATTCCCGTCGTAGCCGACGGACTTTTTGAGGAGACCGATTTCGGCTTGGCGGAGATGTTGGTTATCCCCGGCGGAACTCCCGCTTTCGACAGCCATGAGGGGTTGAAACGGGAGGTGCAGGCTTTCTACGACAAGGGGGGCCGGGTGGCTGCGATATGCGCGTCGCCCATGGTGCTGGGCGGACTCGGCATCCTGCGGGGACGGCGGGCTACCTGCTATCCCGGTTTCGAGAAGTATCTGTCCGGAGCGATATTGGCTACGGATAAAGCGGCCGTTGTAGACGGCAATGTGATAACCGGACGCGGCCCCGGTCTGACGCTCGATTTTGCGCTGACACTCGTCGAGGTGCTGGCCGGTGAGGCGAAACGACACGAGGTGGCCTCCCAACTGCTGGTGGGGTGA
- a CDS encoding phage virion morphogenesis protein translates to MNELVKNILSDLRVEVLDEFNRNFTRKAFFDRPWPARKMDTGRGTLLVVSGAMRRSLRCTAARGSLYFSSELPYFSIHNRGGKVPVTPAMRRYFWAMYYRNVPPEGATGKRADRKSRTAAYYRSLALTKKTEFDIPRRQVVGDHPAVGRIVRDTCERNVREWVAKNIDPKFTKMTHK, encoded by the coding sequence ATGAATGAATTAGTCAAAAATATTTTATCCGACCTCCGGGTGGAAGTGCTCGACGAGTTCAACCGAAACTTCACCCGAAAGGCATTCTTCGACCGGCCCTGGCCGGCGCGGAAAATGGATACGGGACGCGGCACCCTGCTGGTCGTATCGGGAGCCATGCGCCGTTCCCTGCGGTGTACCGCCGCCCGCGGCTCCCTCTACTTCTCCTCCGAGCTGCCCTATTTCAGCATCCACAACCGCGGCGGAAAAGTGCCCGTTACCCCGGCAATGCGCCGCTACTTCTGGGCGATGTACTACCGCAACGTCCCGCCTGAAGGAGCTACCGGTAAACGGGCCGACCGCAAAAGCCGTACCGCCGCCTATTACCGCTCCCTGGCCCTGACTAAGAAAACGGAGTTCGACATCCCCCGGCGTCAGGTCGTCGGCGACCATCCCGCCGTCGGACGCATCGTCCGCGATACCTGCGAACGGAACGTGCGCGAATGGGTGGCGAAAAACATCGACCCGAAATTCACCAAAATGACACACAAATAA
- a CDS encoding toxin glutamine deamidase domain-containing protein, whose amino-acid sequence MAGTSAPRRFRAAVFERAARWLHGRGEFSPDMMEEEPVADMVRETYRIIRKAMDKGVADNVIPAAMARKLDNSAFLFSGFKTAQELKEASLLLREKDGTVKGFSRFLTDIRRIDANYNVRYLEAEYNFAVSSAQMAASWAEVSQDGDRYDLQYRTAGDDHVREEHRALNGVTLPPSNDFWRYYYPPNGWNCRCTAVQVLKGKYPTSDDKQAIQAGDRMTDTPKKRIFRFNPGIDGQLFPPKHPYYKLSKEAAGQVKKAVGKMAQANRIEEMIAEMPDNLTAEEKRALAVHNIKLEEALGITKGKPMTVEQADRQSANPCYVPEFIPDPKGNYQDNQGNKYRRNPAYKPEDEQYHINCQTCVPAYALRLKGFDVTAKGNTIGSKLDYLSDGANAWEVWKNIDGTPAQYTSVNTWLVKKGYKQMSEKRYMQFFQEACSEEGIYEIAIYWKNGGGHATVLQRFADGELRRIEPQIDNQKGSGREWNNLEYLCKRGRTTTYNASGVMRIDNKLFNIDFIDIFDK is encoded by the coding sequence TTGGCCGGGACATCCGCCCCGCGGCGGTTCCGGGCGGCAGTGTTCGAGCGGGCCGCCCGATGGCTTCACGGACGCGGAGAGTTCTCGCCCGACATGATGGAGGAGGAACCGGTCGCCGACATGGTGCGCGAGACATACCGTATTATCCGCAAGGCGATGGACAAGGGCGTGGCCGACAACGTTATCCCCGCCGCGATGGCCCGAAAGCTGGATAACAGTGCTTTCCTCTTTTCAGGATTCAAGACCGCACAGGAGCTGAAGGAGGCCTCCCTGCTGCTGCGGGAGAAAGACGGTACGGTAAAAGGCTTCTCCCGGTTCCTGACCGATATTCGGCGTATCGACGCAAACTACAACGTGCGCTACCTGGAGGCGGAGTACAATTTCGCCGTAAGCTCCGCGCAGATGGCCGCCTCCTGGGCCGAAGTATCGCAGGACGGCGACCGGTACGACCTGCAATACCGGACGGCCGGCGACGACCACGTCCGCGAGGAGCACCGCGCGCTGAACGGCGTAACGCTCCCTCCGTCGAATGACTTCTGGCGCTATTACTATCCGCCCAACGGCTGGAACTGCCGCTGTACCGCCGTTCAGGTGCTCAAAGGGAAATATCCGACATCGGACGACAAACAGGCCATACAGGCCGGAGACCGGATGACCGATACCCCGAAGAAACGTATTTTCCGTTTCAATCCCGGTATCGACGGCCAGCTTTTCCCGCCCAAACACCCATACTACAAACTGAGTAAGGAGGCGGCCGGACAGGTCAAAAAGGCGGTCGGGAAAATGGCGCAGGCAAACCGCATCGAGGAAATGATTGCCGAAATGCCCGACAACCTGACCGCCGAAGAAAAACGAGCCCTTGCCGTGCATAACATCAAACTGGAAGAGGCTCTCGGAATAACGAAAGGAAAGCCTATGACCGTGGAGCAAGCAGACAGACAATCCGCGAATCCGTGCTACGTCCCCGAATTTATTCCCGACCCGAAAGGGAATTATCAAGATAATCAGGGGAATAAGTATAGAAGGAATCCGGCGTATAAACCAGAGGATGAACAATATCACATTAATTGTCAGACCTGCGTCCCGGCTTACGCTTTACGATTGAAAGGATTCGATGTTACGGCAAAGGGAAACACAATCGGCTCGAAACTTGACTATCTCAGCGACGGCGCAAACGCTTGGGAAGTATGGAAGAATATCGACGGAACGCCAGCCCAATATACAAGTGTAAATACTTGGCTTGTAAAAAAAGGGTATAAGCAAATGTCGGAAAAACGTTATATGCAATTTTTCCAAGAAGCATGTAGCGAAGAAGGGATATACGAAATCGCGATTTATTGGAAAAACGGAGGCGGACATGCTACTGTTTTACAACGATTTGCTGACGGAGAATTAAGAAGAATAGAGCCACAAATTGATAACCAAAAAGGGTCAGGAAGAGAATGGAACAACTTAGAGTACCTGTGCAAACGAGGACGAACGACGACTTACAACGCCAGTGGAGTTATGCGGATAGACAATAAACTATTCAACATCGACTTCATCGACATCTTCGATAAATAA
- a CDS encoding peptidase U32 family protein, which yields MKRREVEMLWKPGKIELLAPARDLRSARAAIDCGADAVYMGGPRFGARQAAGNSVADIAAVAEYARRFGVRVYVTLNTLLFDDELADAERIARQVVEAGADALIVQDMAYLEMELEGVELHASTQTFNASPEKAAFLADCGFSRVILERNLSLEEIRRIRAATDVELECFVHGAICVCYSGRCYMSRTMSPRSGNRGDCMQACRLPYDLLDAAGNVLMAGKHLLSVRDMDLSGRLGDLLDAGVTSFKIEGRLKDEAYVRNVVAWYRTRLDREIAARPGLVRASEGQSDPGFEPDLARTFSRGRTEYFFDGRRAGVSTPDTPKAVGGFVCRVACSGPGWFEPQGGEAFAPGDGICFMYGGRLAGTNVNGTEGGRVQLNKEWKLPAGTEIYRNYDRRFSARLEGARARRSVRVSVTVSFDEGAVSAEFRDGDGCSATASVVCGNGAAREPEKVLEMLRTQLVRSGDTMFDVAEVCFADGTEGVPFVRVSEANALRREGLEALLCHRTERRTERHPARAAAGCRYPYGTPEASENVTNRLARRFYERVGGAGAAPGYDLQADLRGVAVMRTPFCVRREHGMCLKGRRDEGPAPLWLRHGPFVYRLEFDCAQCMMSVVFEGRG from the coding sequence ATGAAGCGTCGTGAAGTGGAGATGTTGTGGAAACCCGGAAAGATTGAGTTGCTTGCACCTGCCCGCGATTTGCGGAGTGCCCGTGCCGCTATCGACTGCGGTGCGGATGCCGTTTACATGGGCGGACCGCGTTTCGGCGCGAGGCAGGCGGCCGGCAATAGCGTGGCGGACATAGCCGCCGTGGCGGAGTATGCCCGCCGGTTCGGCGTGCGTGTTTATGTGACGCTCAACACCCTCCTGTTCGATGACGAACTCGCCGATGCCGAGCGTATCGCACGGCAGGTGGTCGAAGCGGGTGCGGATGCGCTCATCGTGCAGGATATGGCCTATCTGGAGATGGAACTCGAAGGAGTGGAGCTGCACGCCTCGACGCAGACTTTCAATGCCTCCCCGGAGAAGGCGGCTTTCCTGGCCGACTGCGGTTTTTCGCGCGTTATTCTCGAACGTAACCTTTCCCTGGAGGAAATCAGGCGGATACGGGCTGCCACGGATGTGGAGCTAGAGTGTTTCGTGCACGGGGCGATATGCGTGTGTTACAGCGGGCGGTGTTACATGAGCCGTACCATGTCGCCGCGCAGCGGAAACCGGGGCGACTGTATGCAGGCCTGCAGGTTGCCCTACGACCTGCTGGATGCCGCCGGTAACGTGTTAATGGCCGGCAAACACCTGCTTTCGGTACGGGATATGGACCTTTCGGGGCGGCTCGGCGACCTGCTGGATGCCGGTGTCACCTCGTTCAAAATAGAGGGGCGGCTCAAGGATGAGGCATACGTGCGGAACGTCGTCGCATGGTACCGCACCCGTCTCGACCGGGAGATAGCTGCCCGTCCCGGACTGGTGCGGGCCTCTGAAGGGCAAAGCGACCCGGGTTTCGAGCCCGATTTGGCGCGTACCTTCTCCCGCGGACGTACCGAATACTTTTTCGACGGCCGGCGGGCGGGGGTTTCCACACCCGATACTCCGAAGGCCGTCGGCGGTTTCGTCTGCCGGGTGGCGTGTTCCGGTCCCGGGTGGTTCGAGCCGCAGGGCGGAGAGGCATTCGCCCCTGGCGACGGCATCTGTTTCATGTACGGAGGCCGGTTGGCAGGTACGAACGTGAACGGTACGGAAGGGGGGCGCGTGCAGCTCAACAAGGAGTGGAAACTTCCGGCCGGGACGGAGATTTATCGGAATTACGACCGCCGGTTCAGCGCGCGTTTGGAGGGAGCCCGTGCCCGCCGTTCGGTACGGGTGTCCGTGACCGTGAGTTTTGACGAAGGTGCGGTGTCGGCAGAGTTCCGGGATGGAGACGGCTGTTCGGCGACGGCTTCCGTTGTCTGCGGCAACGGGGCGGCGCGGGAACCGGAGAAGGTGCTGGAGATGCTCCGTACGCAGCTTGTCCGGTCGGGCGATACCATGTTCGATGTGGCGGAGGTGTGTTTTGCGGACGGTACGGAGGGAGTGCCTTTCGTGCGGGTTTCCGAGGCGAACGCTTTGCGACGGGAGGGGTTGGAAGCGTTGCTGTGTCACCGGACGGAGCGCCGGACCGAGAGACATCCGGCCCGGGCGGCTGCCGGATGCCGTTATCCGTACGGTACGCCCGAGGCTTCGGAGAACGTAACCAACCGGCTGGCCCGCAGATTTTACGAACGTGTCGGCGGGGCGGGCGCTGCGCCGGGGTACGACCTGCAGGCCGACCTGCGTGGAGTGGCGGTCATGCGGACGCCGTTCTGTGTGCGGCGCGAACACGGCATGTGTCTGAAAGGGCGGCGGGATGAAGGGCCTGCTCCGCTGTGGCTTCGCCACGGGCCGTTCGTCTATCGTCTGGAGTTCGACTGTGCGCAGTGTATGATGAGCGTCGTTTTCGAGGGACGCGGTTGA
- a CDS encoding class I SAM-dependent methyltransferase: MKCTDVPEILSPEWEDYELVDCGGFEKLERFGRYVTVRPEPQAIWHKSLPEGEWERMASAVFRRDANSEERGRWLLGAGMPEQWRIDYRYRGMSLRMRLGLTSFKHVGVFPEQGENWNFIYDSVAELKARLGREPRVLNLFAYTGGASLAARSAGAEVTHVDSVRQVVTWARENMEASGLDGIRWVVEDAMKFVRREVRRGRSYDGIILDPPAYGRGPEGEKWVLGQDIGPMLECCTRLLSATDGFLVLNLYSMGFSALLAKSIVGQLFPVPSAEEFGELFFYDRAEKMLPLGVFYRARYGGDMQGPAQKRPENSGR, translated from the coding sequence ATGAAATGTACGGATGTTCCGGAGATATTGTCCCCCGAGTGGGAGGATTATGAGTTGGTCGATTGCGGCGGTTTCGAGAAGCTGGAGCGTTTCGGGCGTTATGTGACGGTGCGCCCCGAACCGCAGGCCATCTGGCACAAGTCCCTGCCCGAAGGGGAGTGGGAACGTATGGCGTCCGCCGTTTTCCGGCGCGATGCCAACAGCGAGGAGCGCGGCCGGTGGCTGCTGGGGGCGGGAATGCCGGAACAGTGGCGAATCGACTATCGTTACCGCGGCATGTCCCTGCGGATGCGGCTGGGTCTCACTTCGTTCAAGCATGTGGGCGTATTTCCCGAACAGGGTGAGAATTGGAATTTCATTTATGACAGCGTTGCGGAGCTGAAAGCCCGGCTGGGCAGGGAACCGCGCGTGCTCAACCTCTTCGCCTATACGGGCGGTGCGTCGCTGGCGGCCCGGAGTGCAGGTGCGGAGGTGACGCATGTGGATTCCGTGCGCCAGGTGGTGACCTGGGCCCGTGAGAATATGGAGGCGAGCGGATTGGACGGTATCCGTTGGGTGGTGGAGGATGCGATGAAGTTCGTTCGCCGGGAGGTCCGCCGCGGCAGAAGTTACGACGGTATCATTCTCGACCCGCCGGCTTACGGCCGGGGCCCGGAAGGGGAGAAATGGGTGCTCGGCCAGGATATCGGGCCGATGCTCGAATGCTGTACCCGGCTGCTGTCGGCGACGGACGGTTTTCTCGTACTGAACCTCTATTCCATGGGATTTTCGGCCCTGTTGGCCAAGAGTATAGTCGGCCAGCTTTTCCCCGTACCCTCGGCGGAAGAGTTCGGGGAGCTCTTCTTTTACGACCGGGCGGAAAAAATGCTGCCGCTCGGAGTGTTTTATCGGGCCCGCTACGGAGGAGACATGCAGGGCCCGGCGCAGAAACGACCGGAAAACAGCGGACGGTAG
- a CDS encoding MFS transporter, translating into MTKERLITPGYCFIIAANFLLYFGFYLLMPVFPFYLTEVFHTGSATMGIALSCYTLAALTIRPFSGYLLDTFARKPLYIFAYFIFTSIFAGYIVAGTLAVFIILRVVHGFAFGTVTVSGNTLVIDITPSSRRGEALGYYGLANNIAMSIGPMVGLFMHDAGLSFDVLFVASVVSCSLGLVCALLVRTPVKPQVKREPISLDRFFLVKGIPAGLDLLLLSIPYGMTTTYVAMYARQIGIVSGSGLFFTLMAVGMAVSRLFSGRQVDKGRIVAVISFGIYLVCFCFFGLSSCKWLMTEFPAVGRYVFFGIALLLGVGFGTMFPAFNTLFVNLAPNSKRGTATSTYLTSWDVGIGAGLLLGGYIGQVSTLNAAYFVGACLTVVSALFFNIKVGPHFERNKLR; encoded by the coding sequence ATGACAAAGGAACGTCTCATCACACCGGGTTACTGTTTCATCATCGCAGCGAATTTTCTGCTTTATTTCGGATTCTATCTTCTGATGCCGGTTTTCCCTTTCTACCTGACGGAGGTCTTCCATACCGGAAGCGCGACGATGGGCATCGCTCTTTCCTGCTATACGCTTGCCGCACTGACGATACGTCCCTTTTCCGGTTACCTGCTGGATACATTCGCCCGCAAGCCGCTCTATATCTTCGCCTATTTCATCTTTACGAGTATTTTCGCCGGCTACATCGTCGCCGGTACGCTTGCCGTTTTCATCATCCTGCGCGTCGTGCACGGTTTCGCGTTCGGTACCGTGACCGTGTCCGGCAATACGCTGGTTATCGACATCACCCCCTCGTCGAGGCGCGGCGAGGCGTTGGGATACTACGGTCTCGCCAATAACATCGCCATGTCCATCGGTCCTATGGTGGGGCTCTTCATGCACGATGCGGGGCTGAGTTTCGACGTGCTTTTCGTCGCTTCGGTCGTTTCGTGTTCGCTCGGCCTCGTCTGCGCCCTGCTTGTCAGGACACCCGTGAAACCCCAGGTGAAGCGCGAGCCCATCTCGCTCGACCGTTTCTTTCTTGTCAAAGGCATTCCGGCCGGCCTCGACCTGTTGCTGCTTTCCATCCCCTACGGTATGACCACCACCTATGTGGCCATGTACGCAAGGCAAATCGGTATCGTATCGGGCAGCGGGCTTTTCTTCACGCTGATGGCGGTAGGAATGGCCGTGTCGCGTCTGTTTTCGGGTCGGCAGGTCGATAAGGGGCGTATCGTGGCCGTCATCTCCTTCGGCATCTATCTCGTTTGCTTCTGTTTTTTCGGCCTCTCGTCATGCAAATGGCTGATGACGGAGTTCCCCGCAGTCGGACGGTACGTCTTCTTCGGCATCGCGCTCCTGCTCGGGGTAGGATTCGGAACGATGTTCCCGGCCTTCAATACGCTGTTCGTGAATCTCGCCCCCAACAGCAAGCGCGGTACGGCCACATCCACCTACCTCACGTCGTGGGACGTGGGTATCGGAGCCGGGTTGCTGCTCGGCGGTTACATCGGACAGGTCAGCACGCTGAATGCAGCCTATTTCGTCGGGGCATGCCTGACGGTGGTTTCGGCGCTCTTTTTCAATATCAAGGTCGGCCCCCATTTCGAGCGGAACAAGCTGCGGTGA